CGACTTTACTTTCGTATTGGTTGGTAATGTGAAAGAGGATGAGGCGAAGAAGATGGTATGTAAATATATCGCTTCTTTGAATGCTGGTGATCGCAAAGAGAAATTTGTAGATAACAAAGTTACTTTCCCTAAGAAAGATGTAAATAGAGAGATTGCTATTAAGTTAGAGACTCCTAAGACTACTGAGCATATGCGTTTTAACCAGTATATGAAGTATAGTGTGAAGAGCGATCTTTGTATGGATATCGTGAAAGCAGTTTTAGATTTCCGTTTCACAGAGAAGGTGAGAGAAGAAGCTGGCGGTACTTATGGTGTTGGTGTTGGTGCATTCATCAAACAATATCCTAAGTCGGCTGCTACTTTGGTTGTTCAGTTTGATTGTAAGCCTGATCGCGCGGATGAGTTGATGACAATTGTACGTGCTCAAATAGATAACATGTGTAAAGAGGGAATTTCTGAAGAAGATTTCAGTAAGGCTGTGAAGAATATGAAGAAGAATTTTGCGCAAGCGAAAGATCATAACTCATATTATGAGCGTCAACTTACTGCTTATATTCAGGATGGTGTGGATATGACAGAAGATAAGAATAATCCAGATGCAGTATTGGCAGAGATTACTAAGTCGGATGTAGAGAAGTTTGTTCGCAAATTCATCAAGAAATCTGAAAAGATTCATATTGAATTTGCTCCAGCAAAATAGTGATATACAACATTCTATTATACTAAGGCAACTCCATTTGGAGTTGCCTTTTTTCGTTCTTTGGTAGAAGGATATGGCTTGTGTCAAGTATATTTCGAAGAGGAAGAGAAGTGTCAATAGGTGCTTTATTCGTATCGTCGTATTTTATATTTTAAGATGATTAATCAATAGAGAGATGAGGCAGTTGGAACCTTTAAGATCACAACCCAATGTCACTCGATGATATATGTTAAAATATGATTTTCAATTTTGTGTTTTTTTCACGCAACATCTAAGGTTTCTTGGTGTTCTACCAATAGAAAACATCTTTCATAGAGAAATAACATTCATTTATGTGATTGCTCTACTCATTGGTTTGAGTTGCAGTGAGTTTTATGTTTAGTCATAGTTCGTTGTTGAATAGAAAAATAGAAAGATGAAGAAGATTTTATTGTTGTGGCTATGTTGTATACCATGTTTAATATTTGCTGAGAATAGAGAGAAGGATAACCTATCTATTGAAAAAGGGAAAGTGGTGTGGCAAAAGATCTTTACTACCCCTTATAATATGGAGAAGACCAAAGCATTATTGTTAACCCATGTCGCAGCAGAAGAGATAAAAGAGTTTGACAACAAGATCGTTTTTTCTTGTAATAAGTTCCACTTTAACTATCAAGATGCAGGTTTTGGACGTGCCAAAGCACCATTATATTATCAAAATATGATAGGAAGTGCTTTTGTTACGATCGATTTTAAGGAGGGAAAGTATCGAGTAACGGTACGGAATATAGTTTTGGAGGAGTTTAAGGTGGAGGCACTGACTCCAAGTTATCACTCCCATATCTCCTCTCATTATCTCGAGGAATTTGTGTTAAAGAAGAAGAATAGCGCTTTTAAAGCGAAGTTTTATAAATATGATGATCCTATTCTGAATACGACATTTGCCAAGATGTTTCAGCTAATTGATGATTCTAAATGGTAGATATTTCTTTTTTGTTGCTGGTTTTATATAAGTTTCGTTAATAGTAGAGGGGACCCTTTTGTGGATCTCCTCTTTTTTGTATGTCGGGCATGGTAAATAGTCTGGCAGAGTGTAAGTCTCTGTATGTGCCGAGTTGATAGGAAACATTCGCAATTGACAAGGGTGTTGGAGGTGATTCCAAATCTGAAGGAAGCCATTGCAAACTTGACGTACAGAAACCTGCTATAAGACTGACTTGTAGAGTGTAACCGACCTGTGTGTCGGGAACGTCCCAAATTTAACCGTAACTCCATACAGTAAATCAGGCGATACGCAAGGAAAGTCTATTGCCTTATTCTGAGAGATTTCACCACCTGTTGCAACGGTGACAAACCGATTGAAGACAATCGACCATAGATATTCATAAGAGTGAGAAGTTAGCACAAAACATTGTAGTTTTTTTTAGGAATACGAAGGTCTGAATCAATTAACGTAAGGAGCAGTCAGTCGAACGTTTATTTTATGGAGCATCAGCAAGACATAGCGTACCAATTAGATCTGTTCATGGAACAGAATCTGGACACTATACACCAATGCGGAATTCGTGAACACGTAGAGGGAGCGAATCTATCATTGGTGAAGCAAGTAAAAGGAGATAATAAACAAGGACGAGCCTTAGCTACCGACTTGACCTGTATTGTATTGTATGTTCGCATGCTAATCTATATCGTGCATTTAAGCAAGTGAAACGAAACAAAGCAAAGCAGTAGTAGGTATAGATCGAGTACCAGTTGGGAAATTCTCATCATGATACACCGAACATGGATAATTCACGGACTAAAGAAACTATTTTATGTCTAAATCGTTATATTATATACTTGACTGTAAGGATAGGTCTATCGATAAGAAAATTTTAGTATTCGCATTGGTTAAAAATAATTAAAAACAAATCCTTAGAGAGTTATAGGTTTCTGTTATAGTAAGATAATTAATTTAATTATCTGGGTTCTTATTAAACATAACGTATATGAGTGAGGTGTAGTTACTTAATATTTAATTAGGAGTTTGTGTTTATTGATTTATCTTAAATTATAAACATCTATTTGTTAATGTTTTTAAATTCAAAATACCATTAAATATTGTGGATCGATGTTTGTGTGTTTTGATAATCTGATATAAAACCTATATTTGTTAATAGCAACAACTTTTTAAAAATATAAAGATGAAAAAGATTTTATTAAATGTATTTGCTTTAGCTGTATTGTCATTTGGTTTATTTTCCTGTAGTGATGATAGCAGTTCTACAAATGATGCAACATTAAATGTTCGACTTACAGATGCTCCAGCAGATTATGATAAGGTAAATATTGATGTTCGAGATGTCGAGATAAATGTGAGTGAAGATCAAAGTGGATGGTCTTCTGTAGGGAATGTAAACAGTGGAATTTATAATCTTTTGGAATATACTGCTGGTAATGATACATTATTAACTTCGGGTTCGCTTCCAGCTGGGACTTATAATCAAATTCGTTTAATTCTTGGGGATAATAATAGTGTGGTTGTTGATGGACAAGAATATGAGATGAAAGTTCCAAGTGGCTCACAATCGGGATTGAAGCTTTTGGTCAATCAGACCCTAGAGGCAGGTGTGGCATACAATGCAATTCTAGATTTTGATGCCGCACGTTCTGTTATTGAA
The Prolixibacteraceae bacterium DNA segment above includes these coding regions:
- a CDS encoding DUF4382 domain-containing protein, producing MKKILLNVFALAVLSFGLFSCSDDSSSTNDATLNVRLTDAPADYDKVNIDVRDVEINVSEDQSGWSSVGNVNSGIYNLLEYTAGNDTLLTSGSLPAGTYNQIRLILGDNNSVVVDGQEYEMKVPSGSQSGLKLLVNQTLEAGVAYNAILDFDAARSVIETGNGNYKLKPTIKMFFEAQSGAIQGAVQEDALGVVYAIMGSDTVSTYLNQGKFLLRGVTPGSYEVVVEPSADSNYIKTVLTDNVLVELGHTAIVEQNELSVSESNGEAQTTEQ